The proteins below are encoded in one region of Leptolyngbya sp. CCY15150:
- a CDS encoding Ycf34 family protein, which translates to MCICVNCRYVDRCITYHEVEHQHQQPHLTESPDFEAVEPTINVNIRHHDQEIEMEWDVVGCESFTADQGKWSRLRPGELVPT; encoded by the coding sequence ATGTGTATTTGCGTCAACTGCCGCTATGTCGATCGCTGTATTACCTATCATGAGGTCGAGCACCAGCATCAGCAACCCCATCTCACAGAATCTCCAGATTTCGAAGCGGTTGAACCAACGATTAATGTCAATATCCGCCACCATGATCAAGAAATTGAGATGGAGTGGGATGTGGTTGGGTGCGAAAGTTTTACCGCTGATCAAGGCAAATGGTCGCGGTTGCGTCCGGGAGAACTGGTTCCGACCTAA